In the genome of Falsibacillus albus, one region contains:
- a CDS encoding adenylosuccinate synthase, which produces MSSVVVVGTQWGDEGKGKITDFLSENAEVISRYQGGNNAGHTIKFNGVTYKLHLIPSGIFYKDKTSVIGNGMVVDPKALVQELKYLHDKGVSTDNLRISNRAHVILPYHLKLDEVEEERKGVNKIGTTKKGIGPAYMDKAARNGIRIADLLDRQSFEEKLARNLEEKNRLLERFYETEGFTIEEILDEYYEYGQQIAKYVCDTSVVLNDALDEGRRVLFEGAQGVMLDIDQGTYPFVTSSNPVAGGVTIGSGVGPTKINHVVGVSKAYTTRVGDGPFPTELTDEIGHQIREVGREYGTTTGRPRRVGWFDSVVVRHARRVSGLTDLSLNSIDVLTGIETLKICVAYQYKGKVMEEFPANLNILAECEPVYEELPGWTEDITGCKTLSELPDNARHYLERVSQLTGIPLSIFSVGPDRSQTNVVQSVWR; this is translated from the coding sequence TTGTCTTCAGTAGTAGTTGTTGGAACTCAATGGGGAGATGAAGGAAAGGGGAAAATCACTGATTTTCTTTCAGAAAACGCAGAGGTGATATCCCGTTATCAAGGTGGAAATAACGCAGGACATACAATTAAATTCAACGGTGTAACGTATAAACTACATTTAATTCCTTCCGGCATTTTTTATAAAGATAAAACTTCAGTCATCGGCAACGGAATGGTCGTTGACCCAAAGGCGCTTGTACAAGAACTAAAGTATTTGCATGATAAAGGAGTATCAACAGATAACCTGCGCATCAGCAACCGTGCGCACGTGATCCTTCCATATCACTTGAAATTGGATGAAGTGGAAGAGGAAAGAAAAGGCGTCAACAAAATCGGTACAACCAAAAAGGGAATCGGTCCTGCATACATGGATAAAGCAGCAAGGAACGGCATCCGCATCGCCGATTTGCTTGACCGACAATCATTCGAAGAGAAATTGGCACGCAACCTGGAAGAAAAGAATCGTCTTCTGGAGCGTTTCTATGAAACAGAAGGGTTCACGATCGAAGAAATTTTGGACGAATATTATGAGTATGGACAGCAAATTGCGAAATATGTTTGCGACACTTCCGTTGTGCTGAATGATGCACTTGATGAAGGCCGCCGCGTATTATTCGAAGGTGCCCAAGGGGTCATGCTTGATATCGATCAAGGAACCTACCCATTCGTCACATCATCCAATCCGGTCGCCGGCGGCGTCACAATCGGTTCCGGAGTAGGTCCAACGAAAATCAATCATGTCGTAGGTGTCTCAAAAGCGTATACCACACGTGTAGGAGATGGCCCATTCCCAACGGAGCTTACTGATGAAATCGGCCATCAAATCCGTGAAGTGGGCCGTGAATACGGTACGACAACTGGCCGTCCGCGCCGTGTCGGCTGGTTCGATAGCGTCGTCGTTCGCCATGCTCGCCGAGTAAGCGGGCTGACTGACCTATCATTGAACTCCATCGATGTACTTACAGGCATTGAAACATTGAAAATATGCGTTGCATATCAATACAAAGGCAAAGTTATGGAAGAGTTTCCTGCCAACCTGAATATCCTTGCAGAATGTGAACCTGTTTATGAAGAGCTTCCAGGCTGGACTGAAGACATCACCGGTTGCAAAACTCTCAGTGAACTGCCTGACAATGCGAGACATTATCTTGAACGCGTATCTCAGCTTACGGGAATCCCATTGTCCATCTTCTCGGTCGGACCGGACAGATCCCAGACAAACGTCGTACAAAGCGTCTGGAGATAA
- a CDS encoding potassium channel family protein: MTIFLHLWKHIRKMEFGFIMFMSVIIVLVGTFGICYLEPEKFPSLFDGFWWTMTTVTTVGYGDYYPTTILGRLLGIFLFIFGIGIIGVLISKTVDSITTYNKLKTEGMLMYKNKEHYIYIGYSAKTENAIREVLVHNPEAEIVLIDTLPNCPYMHNQVHYIQGDPSEEEILLKANILESKRVAIFADSSITDPILADGKTLLIASAVESLSEQTENEIHTIVEICEESHISKFRHIRVDDFVLSNDSVSLLIAKATLQPGTTQLFRQLLSKRYGNNIHVLKPSSQWSTYRDAHLALFDKGAVLIAINDEMDFKDAKSKKLKSTDTLYIVCSDEIYSTL; the protein is encoded by the coding sequence ATGACTATCTTTTTACATTTATGGAAACACATCCGCAAGATGGAGTTTGGATTTATCATGTTTATGTCGGTGATCATCGTATTGGTGGGAACCTTCGGGATTTGTTACCTGGAGCCGGAAAAGTTTCCAAGTCTTTTTGATGGATTTTGGTGGACGATGACCACTGTCACCACGGTAGGCTACGGAGATTATTATCCTACAACGATACTGGGTCGTTTGCTGGGGATATTCCTTTTCATTTTTGGAATCGGGATAATCGGCGTCCTGATCAGCAAAACCGTCGACTCCATCACTACGTATAACAAGTTGAAAACAGAGGGGATGCTCATGTATAAAAACAAAGAACATTATATTTATATCGGCTATTCCGCTAAGACTGAGAATGCCATCAGGGAAGTACTCGTCCATAATCCTGAAGCGGAAATCGTTTTAATCGATACACTTCCCAACTGTCCTTATATGCATAATCAGGTACATTATATCCAAGGCGATCCTTCAGAGGAGGAAATACTGCTAAAAGCCAATATTCTGGAATCCAAAAGGGTTGCTATTTTTGCGGACTCCTCCATCACAGATCCCATTTTGGCAGATGGCAAGACGCTGCTCATTGCATCTGCAGTCGAGTCCTTATCGGAACAGACAGAAAATGAAATACATACCATTGTAGAAATTTGCGAAGAAAGCCATATCTCTAAATTTCGACATATCCGCGTGGATGATTTCGTACTCTCAAACGATTCGGTATCACTATTAATCGCAAAAGCCACACTGCAGCCTGGCACTACGCAATTATTCAGGCAGCTTCTGAGCAAGCGATACGGGAACAATATCCATGTCCTCAAGCCATCTTCCCAATGGTCGACATACAGGGACGCTCATTTGGCGCTGTTTGACAAAGGGGCGGTCTTGATTGCCATCAACGATGAAATGGATTTCAAGGATGCTAAGTCCAAAAAATTAAAATCCACGGATACCCTTTACATTGTCTGCAGCGATGAGATTTATAGCACTTTATAA